A genomic window from Zonotrichia leucophrys gambelii isolate GWCS_2022_RI chromosome 25, RI_Zleu_2.0, whole genome shotgun sequence includes:
- the CTXND2 gene encoding cortexin domain containing 2 produces METPTVLPTMDVDKAVATAFVVLLGLFLLAMTVRCARLVVDPYSAIPTSTWEEEPIN; encoded by the coding sequence ATGGAGACCCCCACGGTGCTGCCCACCATGGACGTGGACAAAGCCGTAGCCACGGCCTtcgtggtgctgctggggctcttcctGCTGGCCATGACCGTGCGCTGCGCCCGCCTCGTGGTGGATCCCTACAGCGCCATCCCCACCTCCACCTGGGAGGAGGAACCCATCAACtga